Proteins co-encoded in one Octopus bimaculoides isolate UCB-OBI-ISO-001 chromosome 7, ASM119413v2, whole genome shotgun sequence genomic window:
- the LOC106877292 gene encoding uncharacterized protein LOC106877292 yields MDYANIVDLDPLIKNWAWTQFQKSSKDAKKHEYKNVLLKINWNHTEFSTFDLEYLNKDRSKGQRSQVVFKSIYENNTKENQENSFTTERTTTSTCTTALTQGFSKGFNIELKLALPEDIMEVSTGFGREVTMEKGSEETHEESLTWTANSSVQVRPKHRTTASLVVTEEEFHCDFRLSVRIRGRIVVVLTNLLDNNSFLSVVEGNIVQLLSSHQDIMRNCRRENGCLIWSVTGKSKFRYGVEQHIKIDEEPLDA; encoded by the exons ATGGACTATGCCAACATTGTTGATTTGGATCCACTTATTAAGAACTGGGCTTGGACGCAATTTCAGAAGTCTAGTAAGGACGCTAAAAAGCACGAATACAAAAACGTACTATTGAAGATCAATTGGAACCACACGGAATTTAGCACGTTCGACTTGGAATATCTAAACAAGGATCGTAGCAAAGGTCAGAGGTCGCAAGTAGTATTTAAATCCATCTACGAAAATAATACGAAGGAAAATCAGGAGAACTCTTTCACTACAGAACGAACCACTACTTCTACATGTACCACAGCTTTGACTCAAGGTTTCTCGAAAGGATTTAATATTGAACTGAAGTTAGCCCTCCCTGAGGATATTATGGAG gtgagTACAGGATTCGGTCGTGAGGTGACTATGGAGAAAGGAAGTGAAGAAACACACGAAGAGAGTTTGACATGGACAGCGAATAGTTCTGTGCAAGTACGACCAAAACATCGTACGACGGCTTCTTTGGTGGTAACAGAAGAGGAGTTCCACTGTGACTTCCGTTTGTCTGTTCGTATTCGAGGGCGTATCGTTGTTGTACTGACCAACTTGCTAGACAACAATTCATTCTTATCGGTCGTTGAGGGAAACATTGTTCAGCTCTTGAGTTCGCATCAAGATATAATGAGAAATTGTAGAAGAGAAAATGGTTGCCTTATATGGAGTGTAACGGGGAAAAGTAAATTCCGTTACGGTGTCGAACAACATATAAAAATTGATGAAGAACCCCTTGACGCCTGA